The following coding sequences lie in one Tachysurus fulvidraco isolate hzauxx_2018 chromosome 19, HZAU_PFXX_2.0, whole genome shotgun sequence genomic window:
- the slc35e3 gene encoding solute carrier family 35 member E3 isoform X1, with protein sequence MSPVVWKLLSNSRIVSGLMVNLLSSICIVFINKWIYVHYGFPNMTLTLVHFVVTWLGLFVCQKMDIFSPKSLRASSILLLALSFCGFVALTNLSLQNNSIGTYQLAKAMTTPVIILIQTTYYRKSFSTNIKLTLVPITLGVILNSYYDVKFNLLGIVFATLGVLVTSLYQVWVGAKQHELQVNSMQLLYYQAPMSSAFLLTIVPFFEPLTGEGGIFGPWSPQALAMVFLSGIIAFLVNLSIYWIIGNTSPVTYNMFGHFKFCITLLGGYVLFQEPLSLHQGLGIACTLGGILSYTHFKLSEQEEGKGRLAQRP encoded by the exons ATGTCTCCGGTTGTGTGGAAGCTGTTGTCTAACAGCAGGATCGTGTCAGGGCTGATGGTCAACCTGCTCTCCTCCATATGCATCGTCTTCATCAACAAATGGATCTACGTGCATTACGGCTTCCCCAACATGACCCTGACCCTGGTGCACTTCGTGGTCACATGGCTGGGGCTCTTCGTGTGCCAGAAGATGGACATTTTCTCCCCGAAGAGTCTGCGAGCTTCCAGCATCCTGCTCCTGGCGCTGAGCTTCTGCGGCTTCGTGGCTCTGACCAACTTGTCTCTGCAGAACAACAGCATCGGGACGTACCAGCTGGCCAAAGCCATGACCACCCCGGTCATCATCCTCATCCAGACCACCTACTACAGGAAGAGCTTCTCCACAAACATCAAACTCACGCTG gtgCCGATCACGTTAGGCGTGATCCTGAACTCTTACTACGATGTGAAGTTTAACTTGCTGGGGATCGTCTTCGCCACGCTGGGGGTCCTGGTCACCTCTCTGTACCAAGTG tggGTTGGAGCGAAGCAGCATGAGCTGCAGGTGAACTCCATGCAGTTGTTGTACTACCAGGCCCCCATGTCCTCCGCTTTCCTCCTCACAATCGTCCCCTTCTTCGAGCCCCTCACCGGAGAGGGGGGCATTTTCGGCCCCTGGTCTCCACAGGccctg GCGATGGTGTTCCTGTCCGGAATTATTGCCTTCCTGGTGAATCTGTCCATCTACTGGATCATCGGGAACACGTCTCCCGTCAC CTACAACATGTTTGGTCACTTTAAGTTCTGCATCACGCTGCTCGGAGGTTACGTGCTGTTCCAGGAGCCGCTGTCTCTGCACCAGGGTCTGGGCATCGCCTGCACACTCGGCGGCATCCTGAGCTACACACACTTCAAACTGAGCGAGCAGGAGGAGGGGAAGGGCCGGCTCGCTCAGagaccctga
- the slc35e3 gene encoding solute carrier family 35 member E3 isoform X2 — MSPVVWKLLSNSRIVSGLMVNLLSSICIVFINKWIYVHYGFPNMTLTLVHFVVTWLGLFVCQKMDIFSPKSLRASSILLLALSFCGFVALTNLSLQNNSIGTYQLAKAMTTPVIILIQTTYYRKSFSTNIKLTLVPITLGVILNSYYDVKFNLLGIVFATLGVLVTSLYQVAMVFLSGIIAFLVNLSIYWIIGNTSPVTYNMFGHFKFCITLLGGYVLFQEPLSLHQGLGIACTLGGILSYTHFKLSEQEEGKGRLAQRP, encoded by the exons ATGTCTCCGGTTGTGTGGAAGCTGTTGTCTAACAGCAGGATCGTGTCAGGGCTGATGGTCAACCTGCTCTCCTCCATATGCATCGTCTTCATCAACAAATGGATCTACGTGCATTACGGCTTCCCCAACATGACCCTGACCCTGGTGCACTTCGTGGTCACATGGCTGGGGCTCTTCGTGTGCCAGAAGATGGACATTTTCTCCCCGAAGAGTCTGCGAGCTTCCAGCATCCTGCTCCTGGCGCTGAGCTTCTGCGGCTTCGTGGCTCTGACCAACTTGTCTCTGCAGAACAACAGCATCGGGACGTACCAGCTGGCCAAAGCCATGACCACCCCGGTCATCATCCTCATCCAGACCACCTACTACAGGAAGAGCTTCTCCACAAACATCAAACTCACGCTG gtgCCGATCACGTTAGGCGTGATCCTGAACTCTTACTACGATGTGAAGTTTAACTTGCTGGGGATCGTCTTCGCCACGCTGGGGGTCCTGGTCACCTCTCTGTACCAAGTG GCGATGGTGTTCCTGTCCGGAATTATTGCCTTCCTGGTGAATCTGTCCATCTACTGGATCATCGGGAACACGTCTCCCGTCAC CTACAACATGTTTGGTCACTTTAAGTTCTGCATCACGCTGCTCGGAGGTTACGTGCTGTTCCAGGAGCCGCTGTCTCTGCACCAGGGTCTGGGCATCGCCTGCACACTCGGCGGCATCCTGAGCTACACACACTTCAAACTGAGCGAGCAGGAGGAGGGGAAGGGCCGGCTCGCTCAGagaccctga